CAGCACCCTTATTGAAGCCACAATTATGAAACCCTGACACCTAACCTCGTGCTTTGTCAAAACATAATTTTAGGGTGACTCTCTGGGCTCGTAGTCGGCGCTTTAGCGCTGAAGCGCTCACTACAAACCCTAATTTTTAGGGTTGACGCAATACTAGGCTGCCACTGCACTTAACGTTGAGCGGGTTAATTCTAGAACTGGCAACACTAAGCTTGCCTCATCAGGAGCTAGATGTCGTTGCATCACCTCTTGCATCACCAGGTAGGTGGCATCGCAACTACGCTGAGCATTGAAGGCACGCATAATAGTTTGGAACCACAGCAGAAAGCGTTCGTGGAACGTTTCTGTATCGCCTGTCAGCACCGCTACGGACACGTAACGCAGTACCCGAATCGTATCCTGCTTCCACTTAGCCGATAGATCGTGATCGCCACGCATGAGCAACGCTGGATCGTGCGATCGCAATTGCTGATAAACATCCTGAACAATACGAGCCTCAATGGCTTGCAGTTTTCGATAAACCCGCAAGCGGAGAGCATAGGACTGAGCGTATGTCTCTAAAAACTGCAATTCCACATCTCGTGCATAGCGACCATCGGTTTCCAGAATCAAACGTTCTACCTGGCTTAGCATAAACTCTCCACAGCATTGATGATAAACTTATGTTGAGCATATCTATTGCGAAATATGAAGACCTCGGTAAATACGCTGGTTTATTCAAGAAAACTCTACACAAATGTAGGTTTTTATCGAAAAAGACTCTTTTCTCTACGTTGATGTTAATTCCAACGGTTTGGGTTATAAAGGGGGCTCTGATTGACTTGTATATTGGATTTTTAGGATGCAGTTGATAGAGCCATTTGCTTCGATCGAAACTGGGGATCTTGGTGCTCTTTGAGGGCAATTTTGAGTGTTGCGGTTTCAGTGGATCCGTAACTGTCATTTCGGAAATTGAATCAGGGAGTTTTGCCTCCGGTCGGGGAATATGCCCCGACCTCTCCAGGGCTATAGCAGTTTTTTGGAGAATTGGTATCAGGCAAAAACGTTCCATCCCGAGTTA
The genomic region above belongs to Synechococcales cyanobacterium T60_A2020_003 and contains:
- a CDS encoding phycobilisome protein encodes the protein MLSQVERLILETDGRYARDVELQFLETYAQSYALRLRVYRKLQAIEARIVQDVYQQLRSHDPALLMRGDHDLSAKWKQDTIRVLRYVSVAVLTGDTETFHERFLLWFQTIMRAFNAQRSCDATYLVMQEVMQRHLAPDEASLVLPVLELTRSTLSAVAA